The Pseudomonadota bacterium genome includes a region encoding these proteins:
- the ybgC gene encoding tol-pal system-associated acyl-CoA thioesterase, whose protein sequence is MIGPFRYRVYWEDTDAGGVVYHARYLHFFERARSDWLRAMGYPQSALQERENRLFVVRRMRLDFIAPARLEDELAVVVGVEHLRAASLTFDQALLRGDDCLCRARVEVACLRASDFRPVRLPANLRTAIDGRLEPDETSTPNRKESRQQ, encoded by the coding sequence ATGATCGGCCCGTTCCGCTATCGCGTCTACTGGGAAGATACCGACGCCGGTGGCGTGGTCTATCACGCTCGCTATCTGCATTTTTTCGAGCGTGCCCGCTCGGACTGGCTACGGGCGATGGGCTATCCGCAGAGCGCGCTGCAGGAGCGCGAAAACCGGCTGTTCGTGGTCCGACGCATGCGCCTTGATTTTATCGCCCCGGCACGGCTCGAGGATGAACTTGCCGTCGTCGTCGGCGTCGAACACCTTCGTGCGGCGTCGTTGACCTTCGACCAGGCACTGTTACGCGGTGACGATTGTCTGTGTCGGGCGCGCGTCGAGGTCGCCTGTCTGCGCGCCAGTGATTTTCGACCGGTCCGGCTGCCGGCGAATCTGCGTACGGCCATCGATGGTCGCCTGGAACCTGATGAAACTTCCACGCCGAACCGCAAGGAATCGAGACAACAATGA
- the tolQ gene encoding protein TolQ yields MNGELQIWELIQNASLLVQLVMLLLLLASLGSWMVIFGKRMMLGRAERRARQFEEKFWSGADLNKLYDAVAGQRAAREGAEAIFESGFREFSRLREERRLDPDTLANGAQRSMRVTLTREMDRLEQHLSFLATVGSVSPYVGLFGTVWGIMNAFRGLAGAQQATIAMVAPGISEALIATAMGLFAAIPAVIAYNKFSNQVERLEVRYDNFKEEFAAILHRQARRLQEVAQR; encoded by the coding sequence ATGAACGGCGAACTGCAAATCTGGGAACTGATCCAAAACGCCAGCCTGCTGGTGCAGCTGGTCATGCTGCTGCTGCTGCTGGCCTCGCTTGGCTCCTGGATGGTGATTTTCGGCAAGCGCATGATGCTGGGTCGGGCCGAGCGACGTGCCCGCCAGTTCGAGGAAAAGTTCTGGTCAGGCGCCGACCTCAACAAGCTCTATGACGCCGTCGCCGGTCAGCGTGCCGCGCGCGAGGGCGCCGAAGCCATCTTCGAGTCGGGCTTTCGCGAATTCTCGCGCTTGCGCGAGGAGCGGCGCCTGGATCCAGACACGCTGGCCAACGGCGCCCAGCGCAGCATGCGGGTGACGCTGACACGTGAAATGGATCGGCTGGAGCAGCACCTGAGCTTTCTGGCGACGGTCGGATCGGTCAGCCCCTATGTCGGCCTGTTCGGCACGGTCTGGGGCATCATGAACGCCTTTCGCGGCCTGGCCGGGGCACAGCAGGCGACCATTGCCATGGTGGCGCCGGGCATCTCCGAGGCGCTGATTGCTACCGCCATGGGTCTGTTTGCGGCGATTCCGGCGGTCATTGCCTACAACAAGTTTTCCAACCAGGTCGAGCGGCTCGAAGTGCGCTACGACAATTTCAAGGAGGAGTTTGCCGCCATCCTTCATCGCCAGGCTCGCCGTCTGCAGGAGGTTGCACAGCGATGA
- a CDS encoding ExbD/TolR family protein, producing MSDQLVIRRRRKRMSEINVVPYIDVMLVLLIIFMVTAPLMNLGVEVELPTGQAGPLSDRGDPLMVTVLASGDLYLDTGDAPELVDGETLVETVSAIVARNPELQVTVSGDRHTDYQHIYGAMVLLQRAGVPAVGLVGDPEED from the coding sequence ATGAGCGACCAGCTGGTCATTCGCCGTCGCCGCAAGCGCATGTCGGAAATCAACGTCGTGCCCTACATCGACGTGATGCTGGTGCTGTTGATTATTTTCATGGTCACTGCGCCGCTGATGAACCTGGGGGTGGAGGTCGAGTTACCGACCGGGCAGGCCGGGCCCTTGAGCGATCGGGGTGATCCACTGATGGTCACGGTTTTGGCCTCCGGTGACCTTTACCTGGATACCGGCGACGCGCCCGAGCTGGTCGATGGTGAAACGCTGGTCGAGACGGTGAGCGCTATCGTGGCGCGTAACCCGGAACTGCAGGTCACCGTCAGCGGAGATCGCCATACGGACTACCAGCATATCTATGGTGCGATGGTGCTGCTGCAGCGTGCCGGTGTGCCCGCAGTCGGTCTGGTTGGCGATCCGGAAGAAGACTGA